A region from the Antennarius striatus isolate MH-2024 chromosome 24, ASM4005453v1, whole genome shotgun sequence genome encodes:
- the LOC137591447 gene encoding ras-related protein Rab-9A-like: MSKSALLKVILLGDGGVGKSSLMNSYVTNKFDAHLFHTIGVEFLNKDLEVDGHRVTLQIWDTAGQERFRSLRTPFYRGTDCCLLTFSLDDGQSFHNLDNWKREFSYYADVKDPDSFPFVVLGNKLDVPERQVSGEDVRKWCRENGGYPYFETSAKDATNVASAFEEAVRRILALDDRADHLIHTNTVELQKKTPPDSTCC; the protein is encoded by the coding sequence ATGTCCAAGTCGGCCCTCCTGAAGGTGATCCTCCTTGGCGATGGCGGCGTGGGCAAATCGTCCCTCATGAACAGCTACGTCACCAACAAGTTTGACGCCCACCTCTTCCACACCATTGGCGTGGAGTTCCTCAATAAGGATCTGGAGGTGGACGGCCACCGCGTCACCCTGCAGATCTGGGACACGGCCGGTCAGGAGCGGTTCCGAAGCCTCCGCACGCCGTTCTACCGCGGCACTGACTGCTGCCTGCTCACCTTCAGTTTGGACGATGGACAGAGCTTCCACAACCTGGACAACTGGAAGAGGGAGTTCAGTTACTACGCCGACGTCAAGGACCCTGACAGCTTCCCCTTTGTGGTGCTGGGGAACAAACTGGATGTGCCCGAGCGGCAGGTGTCGGGGGAGGACGTGCGGAAGTGGTGCCGCGAGAACGGCGGCTACCCGTACTTTGAGACTAGCGCTAAGGATGCTACAAACGTGGCATCCGCCTTCGAGGAGGCGGTGCGTCGCATCCTGGCGTTGGATGACAGGGCTGATCACCTTATCCACACCAACACAGTGGAGCTGCAGAAGAAGACTCCTCCtgactccacctgctgctga